In the Raineyella fluvialis genome, GATCGCCCAGGACGCGACCACGGGCCGCGTGCTGATGATGGCCTGGATGAACGATGAGGCGCTGGCCCTGACGCTGGCGACGCACCGGGGCACCTACTGGTCGCGCAGCCGGGGCAGGATGTGGGTCAAGGGCGAGGAGAGCGGCCACCGCCAGTGGGTCCGCAAGGTCGAGCTGGACTGCGACGGTGACACTCT is a window encoding:
- the hisI gene encoding phosphoribosyl-AMP cyclohydrolase, which translates into the protein MTPNPDQTSLPEDVAALLKRTPDGLVPAIAQDATTGRVLMMAWMNDEALALTLATHRGTYWSRSRGRMWVKGEESGHRQWVRKVELDCDGDTLLLQVEQEGAACHLGTTSCFDTRTLELGESR